The following proteins are encoded in a genomic region of Apodemus sylvaticus chromosome 21, mApoSyl1.1, whole genome shotgun sequence:
- the Psme3ip1 gene encoding PSME3-interacting protein: MDGGDDGNLVIKKRFVSEAELDERRKRRQEEWEKVRKPEDPKECPEEAYDPRSLYERLQEQKDRKQQEYEEQFKFKNMVRGLDEDETNFLDEVSRQQELIEKQRREEELEELKEYRSNLNKVGISAENKEVEKKLAVKPIETKNKFSQAKLLAGAVKHKSSESGNSVKRLKPDPDPDDKAQEAPSRMPLGSSSLSGPPSIHCPPAAVCIGILPGLGAYSGSSDSESSSDSEGTINATGKIVSSIFRTNTFLEAP; encoded by the exons ATGGATGGAGGAGACGATGGTAACCTTGTCATCAAAAAGAGGTTTGTGTCTGAGGCAGAACTAGATGAGCGGCGCAAACGGAGGCAAGAAGAATGGGAGAAAGTTCGAAAACCAGAAGACCCAAAAG AATGTCCAGAGGAGGCGTATGACCCCCGGTCTCTGTATGAGCGGCTGCAGGAACAGAAAGACAGGAAGCAGCAGGAGTATGAGGAGCAGTTCAAATTCA aaaacatggTAAGAGGGTTAGATGAAGATGAGACCAACTTCCTTGATGAGGTTTCTCGGCAACAGGAACTGATAGAGAAGCAGCGAAGAGAAGAAgaactggaggaactgaaggagtACAGA AGTAATCTCAACAAGGTTGGAATTTCTGCAGAAAATAAGGAAGTAGAGAAGAAGCTGGCTGTGAAACCCATAGAAACCAAGAACAAGTTCTCCCAGGCAAAGCTGTTGGCAGGAGCTGTGAAGCATAAGAG TTCAGAGAGTGGCAATAGTGTGAAAAGACTGAAACCAGACCCTGACCCAGATGACAAGGCTCAAG AGGCCCCATCCCGCATGCCTCTTGGCAGCTCCTCTCTGAGCGGACCTCCCTCCATCCACTGCCCGCCTGCCGCTGTGTGCATTGGCATCCTCCCCGGCTTGGGCGCCTACTCTGGGAGCAGCGACTCAGAATCCAGTTCAGACAGTGAAGGCACCATCAACGCCACAGGGAAGATCGTCTCCTCCATCTTCCGAACCAACACCTTCCTTGAGGCACCCTAG